The genomic DNA TGTTTCCTGTATATCATGTTAGGactattattatgtttactCTTACATTGTTCGCACTAAATTTAAGTacataattgtaaaaatatgtataaatttttaactttCATTTTGGTTAtgcataattataaaaatattctgtGAAATCGTAAAAGCtgttaaaaaagttttacaTACTTCATATTAATAGTTGGTcaagaaataaattaataggTACAATTAAATCCTAGGTGTTGAAGAAAATTGTAGAAATACAAGGAAATATAAGTTTATTATTAAGGGTaatttatagaaaattttgaataattttttgtaattgttaaatattaaaattcaGTGAAACTAGGATAAAATTCATATGCATAGAATGCCATATGTAAAGTCACTTTTGCTTTACTTATTTAACCATTATACGGAATTTAcagaatatataattctaaaaatactataattaagatattattatttatcatatttataatttaagtagtctaatatttttttttttttatgcttgTTATTCATGATATTTCGCCAAGAGTAatagttatataaattttttatttatattatatgaacgAAAAATTgcttctattattatttttagtgtatttaattttattggataaaatgcattataataatgcacaaacattatatattcatctaaaatatttttaaagtgaagataatgttttatattttataaaattcaccatttaaaaaaaaataatatattaagtaaAGCAAGTaagatattttaattaagaacaaaaaaaaaaaaaaaaattagattttttctatttttatttataaaggattataatttagaaaaattagaataaagaaaacaaatatataaaaaaaaaaataaataaataaatataaaaatcagTGAAAAAACGATGTATCTATAGTTACTAAGGTATCAAAtagtaatttatttcatgttTTATGAATctttatatgtattcatactttttatttttgcattatataataagcggatatatattatatacatattatattatgtgccattaaaataatatgtatacagttaacaacatataatattctgattaaataaaagaattaactataatatattataatataataaaaaaaagttatacatttaaattacatttttaatagtataattatttacttcagtatttaaatgtaacaataaatttcagaatatatatttgatacaatatagaaaaaaaacttttttttttttatcaatttttcttttataagtTTAAAAATCAGGATTTAGTTCCAACattgaatttttttcttctttttattgcttatttcattcttttttatatatgcacttttgtatatatttaaatttctgttcattgtattatatagacactgtttaattttttagtttcTGCAGtctatatttttagttttatttttcattttattaactaTTTTGGAAATCCTTTcatatgtttacatatatatatgtgtaattagtataatgtatatatataaatatatttttaaaattttcttttcttcaaattttcagtttttcttttatctacattttataatattattttatttattttattttttagaattattatttcagAAGATAAggttataaaataaacaattattaaatattaatagtatgactttatgaaaaaattattaaatctaagaaaaaattgtatttgAATTTTGTCATTTCAACAAAGTTACTGAATAgtcaatatattaatgaacggttataataattgttttgatatgtataattataaatgtcAAACTTATTCTGTTTTTTCATGCTTGTGTATTACTTTTAATAGTATCTTTACTTATTTACCGATtgttcttttataaataaaaaaacataaaaaaaagaataattgaAGTAGTTAAGAATATGTACattgtaataatatgcatatgaaaataatgaaaaatacgaattcctttttttatattacatatatctatattagGAGAACTTATTCttagtaaaaaaaagttaatttaAGAAAGGATAGGATggaaaataaggaaaacaaTGATTGATAAATCTATGAAAATACGCTACgaaaacaaatgaaaataagaaaaaaatataaaaagaaaaaaatcataaaGTATGgtaatgtataataataaatatataagtataacgcacatttaaacaaaattttttttttttttaacatgttTACCTTTTTAAGGAAGCAATTGATAAGATGTTTTCTacaataaaaagataaatattaacataaatgACAAATGCAAAACGGgcatgaaagaaaaaaacaaaaaggaagTGTAAAAGTttgaaaatatgttttattttatttttactttcttatttatatatgaaattgaaaaaacatgaaaataaatCTATAATTATGTACAATCTTTGGAAATGGTAACATAAGAATTGAAAAACATTTTCGAAGAATTTTTATAAGTCATGCTGCTATACTGTACAGATGAATGTGTACTTACGTATGTGCATAAagatatacacatatatatagactTTCCATAGAATGATCTatcattttacatatatcaacatttatatatatctattacaTAGAatgaatatttgtttttataagtACTAAAACACTTTAACATATTTGACAATATCATTAAAAGTATTAAACCAAGAATTATCTCTTCATAAAAGAagagaatattaaaaatttataacaaataaatgaaattaaatgcATTTTACATGGAATGCTTTATCGTTTCCACCTTAATCATTCCATCTATTTCTTATTATGACTGAGCTTCATACGagcatatgtaaattttttttgtgttatcCTCACAATAGAAGGCGAGCCAAATAATGAAATTCCATAAGAAATGTACTTTTATGAAGTCACCTATTTGTACATGAACCATTTAAAACAAAGTAAATtggataatatatttgttgtcGGAAAGTAATTTAATgcgtataaataaatgaaataatttgaGTGCAAAGTTGAGAtaatatgtttgtatattcatatgaaGTATTATTCATAAGTGAATgcttatttatgaatataactctaataaattatatatactagcTTTCTTACATATGATATCATGTTTATATTGAAAAGTCCTCACTGGGAGTACATATGCGCCTACATGaacacatacgtacatgtacacatgtatatatatacgcacatatgcatatgaacatatatgtacatacatatatatacgcgtaaatacatatacgaatacatatatgcgcacatatataaaaacatttgcATACtaggtatatatttatgtgttttTACTCACAGTAGGATCTTATGATACCCCActgcatatgtatacatgtgaGAGAAAGTTTATGCTTACATCAAAGAATGAGACAAATCATAAAATTCTTATAAATATCAGGGGAGTAGAACACCaatgcataaaatatattgaagcAGATATTTAACTCAGGGATGTAATTAAAGAAGAggagaagaaaatatatgtttgatAGATCATCTTAACATGATATTGCTTAAATTATTTAGATGAACAACAAATTAGTCTCAAAACTAACCAGATTATATCACGTCTAagttacatatgtattttttattacttttattaaagATTTTTATTCAAGGTTTTAATTAGCATATTCGTAGTAAGCACGGAGGAAGTACAAATACGAGTGTAAAAACggaaaatgaataaaatgcATGGATATAATGCTGAAAcagatatattattaattagtCGTACTTCTATGTAGGAGagtttatatgtaaatgttggtgtatatatgaataagatgaatttacatttaaattggacatattttgaatattcaCTATGCATAAACAAGCATGTAAAGGTATACatttatagtaataaaaaaaaatgaataaaaaactTGCACATtcaaatatgaatataataaattaaatcatttgtaacttaaaaagaaaagaaaattatactataatttttattgttctcttttgtaaaaattacattagatatatatatgaaaacttatttttaatatgaaagttttaaatattttttgaaaaaaataaattaattagaaaaattaaatagcaTTAAAGTATTAGAGTGGAATGAAACACAAGTAAATAAAACTTGTAATGATCATAAATTTCATGCTTATTCtaagataaatatttttgtgtgTACAGTATTCATAGATCtcatagtaataatattttcgaAGTGCCCTAATAATTCTATTATAAGGATaactgaaaaaatattaacgcaacaatagaaaaataataatatcataGAGTATGCGgataaaaagtattaatatatttttaaactaaatattaaaataaaaaaagttctaTAGCGCATTACTATAGTGACATTAATAACAtctattaaaagaaatatataatattgtcTTAAAAGGTATACTTAAGAAAAATAGTTATTACAAgttatattatatctatAAGACAACAAAACGTATTAAGagattaatataaatatatatatgaattaatatttatatatatatttaataatatcgTTAATTAATCTTGTAAAGTTTTCCAAAGaatctaataaaaaatttcaacaaaaaatgtgaattatttatagaatattcttttattttgatgaataatataaatatttaattttaattgacgcgaatatttttaacaaatattacatgtataatataatttgagaaaaaataaattctccTAAAATTTgacaacaataataaatatgaaacatttgaaaataattgtaGTTTAGAAGCTTATGAATTCAAAtgatttttatcattatatacTCTGTATAATAGTATTAATTATTCAATTAAAATCTTAACATTTCTATATAAACacgaatttataaattttgacAAATGTGTATCCAAATGAAAGATGTACTTAATGTTCTtgataaatgaatatttttaaatatatatatatatatatgaaaatcttaagtaaaaaagtttattaacttatttttacataattctCATAATGTATTATACTGGTAATTTaaagttttttatattgtttttttaaaaaactaatTTGTTTACACACGTTTGAATGAATTAATATGGTATtgtcaaaataatatattaatacattgTATTTTTATGAGTATTTACGTTCACTACATTCAGCGAACATTATGAAATATAACTATTTCtgattttatatgtatattttataaaatgtctaatttattttatgctaATAGATGTAGTTTAATTTATGATTCtaagtaatatttattaataaataaataaagaatatacaaaattttatctccttcgaaaaaatgttaaaatttaaagtaatgcattaaatattttcctaaatttttttatatgttattttacgTTATCTTTTTGTACTATTTAAcgatatcatttttttcttaaattattttatttacaataatTGTTTACTGGAATTTTGTTTTGAGTATCTTATTTActaaatgttttaatttaataatatttttctccttttatattatgatCATTTCTATAGATCTTATAaacttatattaatttttttaaaaaaataaaataataaataattataaattacttaattcttaaatttaataaaattaacttataataaacaaaatgtattattttaagttatacaaatattatagTATGACACTTATAATAAGAtagtacaaaaatataagagtGTTAAACTGGATggtactttttaaaatagaaaattgtGTACATTAATTAAATCctagaatataatttttatattattatagtatAAGTGCTCTACACGTCATAGGTTTATAGCACATATACGAATAAATATCTGCccaatataaaaattgtctttttttattttttcttttcatttaattttataaatactatTGTACTCCATACatcaatttatatttttgaaatatcatataatgtttaaaaggtataaaatacataatgaaGTAGgcttattcttaaaaataataaggaaaaaattaattaatatgttctatatataaaataaagtatctATTCTCTCctcatatatcttttttattataattatgaacaaagatttttatgaagtaaaaagctatcttattttaatttagtCGTGGAAATTATtgctaataaaaatttagaattCTTCTGTtagaatattaatatatatatatatatcttttttttttgggaatatataaataattttagatGTACAAAAACTGATATATGTTGTGTtgccttttttataataactttctttaaaatatttaaaggaatatatttaaaagtatatttgcttttttataccccttgtattttatttatgtaattttattcttttttaaaacataaaataacagcgcaaataaatatatattataattgcTATTTTGTAGATAAAGCGTTATTATTTTAcctaattaaaaatattataacatcAAAACATCCTAATatgatagaaaaaatataatcttttattatattaaacatacttattatattttttattgggaatgttttaatttatgttatGCGGTATAATAGAAACATAGCTGATAATATTTCGTATATTATTTGATACCTAAAGttgaatatacatataaattaatttttattatttgtatgtaaatttattatatcataaaaatttaaagtaatttttttttattgaactGTAATTTAGGTAATTCTTTAGACAAATAAAGCAGTGAATATGGAATCTTTAGTCCAACaactaatatattattatcataaaatgAGAAAGAACAAACAATTTActattaaagatatattatatgatattAGATAAGATGATTCAGAAAATGAaggtaataatatttactcAGCATATGGTATAAATGATAGTTTAAGGTTAAACATAATTCAAATGCTAcagataataaattatttaagaaattaGAGTCGGCTATATGTAAGCCCCTTGAggtgataaatatatttatcttttggAAATCTGTTATATAGAGTGTTTAGTCCTGCATATATTTGCCAAAAAATTTACCTATCCTACAAAAAAAACAGGTTTAAAGAATTTAGAAGATATGAGTAGCCCTTAGTATTTACTTTACAGGAATACATTCTAttatagtatttttattttttattgcattatgaaatttattgtttattaGAGAATGAATTACtgagaatattattttgctcTAATGAGAAAGGTACAACTGTATTGTATTTTGTTGctttaatatgtattttaaagtttatttatatactggtaaaattttaaaaacccATAGATAGAGTAGGAGAAAATGAAATGATGTCCCgtttataatacatatactgttttcgaaaataatatttatcacTAATCTAAATAAGTTTTGCTTTAtgcttaataaaataatattcttagaaaaaagaattgtattttaataaattttttcttatgggacctacatattataaaagtataCACTCATGAAcaaaagtaaagaaaaatatgttaaatatttttaatagtacGAATGTTTCTACTtttgattatttataatactgAATTTTTTGGCGTAATTTAGTACTGTTATACATTgcataataatgtatatatatataaagatataaacGTGAAATTGATATTTCTCgatatttacattataaatatgtgtttTATAagcacaaaatatatatacaatttgtATCATATGGATTCACATTATGGTAAATATGTAGAcgtttaatttaatattaaaaacacAGTTAATATAACTTTAATAATCTACTGgagaattttatatttttaaaaattatatttttttcttctatagTTTTATGTGATCATTTGAATtaacttttaaaaacatatgttatacattagttttattttctttatattacgtttttcttcatatagtaaaataaaagccgtatttgtttttgtgtttaaatgtattttttatttaaaagtaaacataacaagttatatttatagaaaaaatattatatgaaatatatgttttataacaTGATGCtatgtttttttcaatatattttttttattattcatgtaTGAAATtagaaaacaataataatataattcttttttaaagtagcaattattaatataatatcatcGTTTTAACAATTCatgaagaattatttttaaatgtggATCTTGAAATTTCCTCAGATTACATTTTATCTTACGTATTTGTTGGAGCTAcgaacttttttaaaaaattacttgGACAACTGTgaaatatacacaaataataaaaaattatatttattttactattgaaataattaaacaacttaataatattacctataatattcttatttaatgTACTTTGTACAAAATTActctaaaaatatttgtatctTCTTTCTcatatttctaataaatatatatataacattgaaaaaataagaagtaatttaaaaaaattcgataaatttttaaacttttcttgcatatataatagtatgaattacatataattaaatactaTAACctgtattaattaaattaaaaaattaatggattcttttatatattttttaatatatgcttTTGTTGTACGTTAAGTCATATACTATAAATTTGATACTATAAATGcattatatatcataaaataaagcgTATGTTTATAAAGGATCTAATGGCattaatataaagtaaataaaacagaaagttataaaaagtattattttcttaatttattattatattgttataacaattaataatattatgggaataactaatttttccataatataaatgtcatagtgttttaattattaataagaaaatatcaATTAAGTGAGTAATACTTCACTTGATGTAgagaaaaatgtattatcTATATTCTCTACATTCTATATTCTCTATGTACTCCATACTtctaaatattataaactcatgtatatgattttttatttgattttttaaattaataaaataattatttaattagtttactatataaaataaataatttatatattttgaatttttattgatgaattcaatttatatcatattttgtaaagttaaattgttataaataatataatataatataacaattttagaatatatatttgaagttatatttttttttctcccttGTAAAACAAATTGCggttaaataatatttgttatgattttatgaaaaaaaaaaactaattaaataataataatagagtTCTATATGATTAAAACTATATTATGttattgttaattatatCGTTTCTCAATTTATTACTGTATTAAATACTTATATtatggaacaaaaaattaagtcactcttatttattaaaattgctacatttaacctttttatttggatatgttatttttgcattttcacagtatgatataattatttaaggatatttgtgctatttttatttttcgtgctttatttttattagttcttttattttatattaattcattCTTTTAAaggataattatttttttattttttcttagaGTACGTTTAACAAATCTTTGGATGAATGCTACAAACATAGTAGAAAATTGTATACAATAAATTATCGTTTACTAgcaaaatatgaacatgATAACGATTCAATTATTGTTCGTTTAAAAGAAGGGATACAGAATGGAGTGCATGATAGAAGAGATAAATCTAGAAGTGGAATATTTAgtgatgaaaaaaagaaaaagccaAATGGAGGTTCACCTAGGATTGAAAGAAgccataaaaaatatatgaaaaataaatatcatatatttgaaacaaaaaaattgtcttatttagaaaaaaaaatattcaaagaactAGATTATGAAGATTTTCTAAAAAACAACAGGACATTTAGTGATAaggtttataaaaaaataatatttaaaaaatgcgGATTGCGAGTTGCTTTGCCTTTATTAGTATTTTTGgtgttatcattatcataCATATTAGATAAGTTTTGGGGATATGGACTTACATCTGCTTTGTATAATgtaatacttattttttcacCTGTTCAACAAATAAGTATTGCACCTGGgaattcaataaaaatatcttcGGCCATAAAAGATTTACAtgattttttgaataaaccATCTTTACAATGGTTCACACAAATTTTATTAGAAAACACAGTGACAAAAAAGATAGCAAATTTTTGTGTGACAGGATTTTTGGgatttctaatatattttgtgcctttattcatattaagtATAATGCTTATATCAGCGGTtgtttattatcataaaaaagttaaaaaatatgaaaaaattaagttcagGAAAAggtaaatgaataataagtaatatttttctttctctaATAATACGCTGAGCATGAACTAATACCTGTAATATCTTGAATGGTTttcataatatgtatattcataattgtttataatttataaaagtacGTACATGTAACTGGTCTCATTCATACACACCAATAAAAAGAATGTTCTCACTTTTTTGTGAATTtgaatttttcaatattttttaatttgcatTTTATGTTAGGTTTCATCTAAATTGAATATTTTgggttatatatatttatgtatctccatttattactataaaaaaattatacttgTGCTTAAGAATTAATATGATgtaacataatttatatacttttattgaTGTCTTGTgctaatttatattttaattattaataatacttctttacatttttttatctttttatagtctaaaaatattatttgttgatgaatttagaaaaaattttattaggatttaattaaaaaaaaatatatctcgTTTTGTATCTAATAGTACGAAATGAATGTACTTTATTGTAttgatgtatatattatatatattaaaacttaAGATctattacataaaataagttttataagaaatatgtCATAGAAAAATTTCAGAGTAAAGCCATTTTCAAtggatttttattttttttttaaataatgtaaaaaataaaatataaatataatatatcattattaaatttagGGTACTATAATAGTTcaa from Plasmodium brasilianum strain Bolivian I chromosome 10, whole genome shotgun sequence includes the following:
- a CDS encoding fam-l protein, translated to MEQKIKSLLFIKIATFNLFIWICYFCIFTSTFNKSLDECYKHSRKLYTINYRLLAKYEHDNDSIIVRLKEGIQNGVHDRRDKSRSGIFSDEKKKKPNGGSPRIERSHKKYMKNKYHIFETKKLSYLEKKIFKELDYEDFLKNNRTFSDKVYKKIIFKKCGLRVALPLLVFLVLSLSYILDKFWGYGLTSALYNVILIFSPVQQISIAPGNSIKISSAIKDLHDFLNKPSLQWFTQILLENTVTKKIANFCVTGFLGFLIYFVPLFILSIMLISAVVYYHKKVKKYEKIKFRKR